From Campylobacteraceae bacterium, the proteins below share one genomic window:
- a CDS encoding chemotaxis protein CheA translates to MSFDISKYREMFVEEAEELFESADNVLLSAEANGSLTEEEMGQLFRDVHTLKGSGASVELTLFAKFTHSVENLMDKLRNHKIEYLPEMAGALIDAIDIMKELLELEVDNELSEEIFVERTAAQLVVINAYSEGTVETEAVAPVAPVATPSVKAPVHEENDNFGFFDDDLENTQNKKPYGIFADDDISNDTSNDAFGFFDDELEEISKNTETKKLKEHQEEDNFGFFDDVPAVTPASEMQAQSPSQEVVVQKSAEVVKAPVAAVKKADDTKEKPMKKASSTNNIRVNLDKIDLLMNNVGDLVITNAMLTQFTSTIDDTKTRNSVLERLELLERHIRDMQDSIMSIRMVPMESIYSKFPKVVRDISKKLSKKVEFKHFGDNVEIDKAMIEGLTDPLMHIIRNSLDHGLEIPEDRVKAGKDEVGIITISAEQANGQMIITIEDDGKGIDYEKVAAKALENGLIDENEFNTMTKNEKAMLVFGAGVSTADQVTDISGRGVGMDVVKTNIHKLGGALKLDTEIGEGTTITIMLPLTLAILDGLDIAVGNQKYILPLSSIVESLQPTAEMIKKIGDGSQDLLMLREEFIPVVRLHNLFGVERTFDNLEDGMLIVVKSGTTKVAISIDEFLDQHQVVVKPLDKNFRAVEGIGAATVRGDGSIGLILDILGIINAQLKVDKGVTDSKRAS, encoded by the coding sequence ATGTCATTTGATATTTCAAAATATAGAGAAATGTTCGTAGAAGAAGCCGAAGAACTTTTTGAATCAGCAGATAATGTATTATTATCAGCAGAAGCTAATGGCTCTTTAACTGAAGAAGAAATGGGACAATTGTTTCGTGATGTACATACCTTAAAAGGTAGTGGTGCCTCTGTTGAATTAACACTTTTTGCTAAGTTTACTCATAGTGTTGAAAACTTAATGGACAAACTAAGAAATCATAAAATTGAATATTTGCCTGAAATGGCAGGTGCATTGATTGATGCTATAGACATAATGAAAGAATTGCTGGAATTAGAAGTTGATAATGAGTTAAGCGAAGAAATCTTTGTAGAAAGAACTGCTGCACAACTTGTTGTTATTAATGCATATTCTGAAGGTACAGTAGAAACAGAAGCAGTAGCTCCTGTCGCTCCTGTTGCTACACCTTCTGTAAAAGCACCTGTTCATGAAGAAAATGATAACTTTGGTTTCTTTGATGATGATTTAGAAAACACTCAAAATAAAAAACCTTACGGTATTTTTGCTGATGATGATATTTCTAATGATACTAGTAATGATGCTTTTGGATTTTTTGATGATGAATTAGAAGAAATTTCTAAAAATACTGAAACAAAAAAATTAAAAGAACATCAAGAAGAAGACAACTTTGGATTTTTTGATGATGTTCCTGCTGTGACACCTGCTTCAGAAATGCAAGCACAAAGTCCTTCTCAAGAAGTAGTTGTGCAAAAAAGTGCAGAAGTAGTAAAAGCCCCAGTAGCTGCTGTTAAAAAAGCTGATGATACTAAAGAAAAACCTATGAAAAAAGCATCATCTACTAATAATATCAGAGTAAATCTTGATAAAATTGATTTATTAATGAATAATGTTGGAGATTTAGTTATTACAAATGCTATGTTGACTCAATTTACTTCAACCATTGATGATACAAAAACGAGAAACTCAGTTCTTGAGCGTTTAGAGTTACTCGAGAGACATATAAGAGACATGCAAGATTCAATTATGAGTATTCGTATGGTTCCAATGGAATCTATTTACTCTAAATTTCCAAAAGTTGTAAGAGATATTTCTAAAAAACTTTCTAAAAAAGTAGAATTTAAACATTTTGGTGATAATGTTGAAATTGATAAAGCAATGATTGAAGGTTTAACTGATCCATTGATGCATATTATTAGAAATTCTCTTGATCATGGTTTAGAAATACCAGAAGATAGAGTTAAAGCTGGAAAAGATGAAGTTGGTATTATAACTATTTCTGCTGAACAAGCAAATGGTCAAATGATTATTACTATTGAAGATGATGGTAAAGGTATTGATTATGAAAAAGTTGCTGCAAAAGCCCTGGAAAATGGATTAATTGACGAAAACGAATTTAATACTATGACAAAAAATGAAAAAGCCATGCTTGTTTTTGGAGCAGGTGTTTCTACTGCTGATCAAGTAACTGATATTTCTGGTCGTGGAGTTGGAATGGATGTTGTTAAAACCAATATTCATAAACTTGGTGGTGCTCTTAAACTTGATACGGAAATAGGTGAGGGTACTACTATTACAATTATGTTACCTCTTACTTTAGCTATTTTAGATGGTTTAGATATTGCTGTTGGAAATCAAAAATATATTTTACCATTAAGTTCAATTGTAGAATCTCTTCAGCCTACAGCTGAAATGATTAAAAAAATTGGTGACGGAAGTCAAGATTTATTGATGTTAAGAGAAGAATTTATTCCAGTAGTTAGACTACATAATTTATTTGGAGTTGAGAGAACATTTGATAATTTAGAAGATGGTATGTTAATTGTTGTTAAATCAGGAACTACAAAAGTTGCTATTTCAATTGATGAATTTTTAGATCAACATCAAGTTGTTGTAAAACCATTAGATAAAAACTTCAGAGCAGTAGAAGGTATTGGTGCTGCAACGGTTAGAGGAGATGGAAGTATTGGTTTAATTCTTGATATTCTTGGAATTATTAATGCACAATTAAAAGTTGATAAGGGTGTAACTGATTCTAAAAGAGCTTCATAA
- a CDS encoding protein-glutamate O-methyltransferase CheR, translated as MMEENTLHLHEKVKKLLYSLTGITLSENKDIMIANRLHKLRRDTSFSGDLEELLDSIKEGHNTTEFINSFTTNKTHFFREDFHFEDLKDRVLPSFKAGDNIKMYCSASSTGEEPYSMAMTVLEAQEEHNCRYSASIIATDIDTNVLQYAANGVYRFSKSSKEFPSWIKPSKYFKKRVNKTLASEEILIKTKPELQKMVSFQAMNLNDNVYPFSSNQFDVVFCRNVLIYFSTQDQNKILKKLFKHLKIGGTLYLGHSENPQDLISYVDRVGQNIFIKNKEI; from the coding sequence ATAATGGAAGAAAATACCCTTCATTTACATGAAAAAGTAAAAAAACTTCTTTATTCTTTGACGGGAATTACTCTCTCTGAGAATAAAGACATTATGATTGCTAATAGACTACATAAACTCAGACGTGATACCAGTTTTTCTGGTGATTTAGAGGAGTTATTGGATTCTATTAAAGAAGGTCATAATACTACAGAGTTTATTAACTCTTTTACTACAAATAAAACACACTTTTTTAGAGAAGACTTTCATTTTGAAGATTTAAAAGACAGGGTTCTTCCTTCTTTTAAAGCAGGTGATAATATTAAAATGTATTGTTCTGCATCTTCTACTGGGGAAGAACCCTATTCTATGGCGATGACAGTACTTGAAGCGCAAGAAGAACATAACTGTAGATACTCTGCTTCAATAATTGCTACAGATATTGATACCAATGTTCTACAATATGCTGCCAATGGGGTATATCGTTTTTCGAAATCTTCTAAAGAATTTCCTTCTTGGATTAAACCTTCTAAATATTTTAAAAAAAGAGTAAACAAAACATTAGCAAGTGAAGAAATACTGATTAAAACAAAACCAGAATTACAAAAAATGGTTTCTTTCCAAGCAATGAATTTAAATGATAATGTATATCCATTTTCTTCTAATCAGTTTGATGTTGTATTTTGTCGAAATGTTTTAATATATTTTTCAACTCAAGATCAAAATAAAATATTAAAAAAACTTTTTAAACACCTCAAAATTGGGGGAACATTATATTTAGGACACTCAGAGAATCCTCAAGATTTAATTTCTTATGTGGATAGAGTGGGCCAAAATATTTTTATAAAAAATAAGGAAATCTAG
- a CDS encoding chemotaxis protein CheD: MVVIGHKDGSIEKASNTRFTQKIKGYNAHTVIGGEFAVAQDIDNIAFKTLLGSCVAIMFFDKVKKIRAMNHFLLPSTQNSNNDMKYGLYSVEAMLNEMYKMGCSKNNMYAKISGGADIMQLNIGGGMGSIGHRNVEFAKDFCKTEGFKLLSEHTRGEHGRLILLTNEFSTYIKVTSKSATDAEIAKDERNLQKEITKEPVIKEYSKGVDLFGDDTAEPEMEIELF, encoded by the coding sequence GTGGTTGTTATTGGACATAAAGACGGAAGTATTGAAAAAGCTTCTAATACTAGGTTTACTCAAAAAATAAAAGGTTACAATGCTCACACCGTAATTGGTGGAGAGTTTGCTGTGGCACAAGATATTGATAATATTGCTTTTAAAACGCTTCTTGGTTCTTGTGTTGCTATTATGTTTTTTGATAAAGTTAAAAAGATAAGAGCAATGAACCATTTTTTACTTCCAAGTACTCAAAATTCAAACAATGATATGAAATATGGTTTGTATTCTGTTGAAGCCATGTTAAATGAGATGTATAAAATGGGATGTTCTAAAAATAATATGTATGCAAAAATAAGCGGTGGCGCAGATATTATGCAATTAAATATTGGTGGTGGCATGGGGTCAATAGGGCATAGAAATGTTGAATTTGCAAAAGATTTTTGCAAAACTGAAGGTTTTAAACTTTTATCTGAACATACAAGAGGCGAACACGGTCGTTTGATCTTATTAACGAATGAGTTTAGTACCTATATTAAAGTAACCAGCAAATCAGCTACTGATGCAGAAATTGCAAAAGATGAAAGAAATCTTCAAAAAGAAATTACCAAAGAGCCTGTTATTAAAGAATATTCAAAAGGTGTTGATTTATTTGGAGATGACACTGCAGAGCCTGAAATGGAAATAGAATTATTTTAG
- the cheB gene encoding chemotaxis-specific protein-glutamate methyltransferase CheB, translating into MYTVLVVDDSKSMRIMLEDMINSIDEFEVVASADDAFEARDKIKEYEPDLVTIDLNMPKMDGAVFLRNLMRLHAMPAVVISSESERGNDIFDDGAVGFIPKPSPGESLATFQENIKETLLNLTFLLKRYTLKKPKGTRIVKTAEPTYKVHPDEVIKSKPALLPGSKVIAIGSSTGGVDSLLQVFSKLSGDLPPIVMTQHIPYGFSNSFAHRLNDHSLINVREAKNGMVLKNGHAYLAPGNMHMTIKKINKEYIVELLDTKKVSFHKPSVNVMFRSINNVVGSSAMAVMMTGMGDDGTIAMKEMHDNGIYTLAQNEESCVVFGMPAKAIASGAVKDIVHLDDIAKSIMAFSKRR; encoded by the coding sequence ATGTATACCGTATTAGTTGTTGACGATTCTAAGTCAATGAGAATAATGTTAGAAGACATGATTAATTCAATTGACGAATTTGAAGTAGTTGCTTCAGCTGATGATGCTTTTGAAGCAAGAGATAAGATTAAAGAATATGAACCTGATTTGGTTACAATTGATCTTAATATGCCCAAAATGGACGGTGCCGTTTTTTTGCGTAATCTAATGCGTTTACATGCTATGCCTGCTGTTGTAATTTCAAGTGAAAGTGAACGAGGCAATGATATTTTTGATGATGGAGCTGTTGGCTTTATTCCTAAACCAAGTCCAGGGGAATCCTTAGCTACTTTTCAAGAAAATATTAAAGAAACACTTTTAAATCTTACTTTTTTACTAAAAAGATATACCTTGAAAAAACCAAAAGGAACTAGAATAGTTAAAACGGCTGAGCCAACTTACAAAGTACATCCGGATGAAGTAATTAAGAGCAAACCTGCTTTATTACCAGGTTCTAAAGTTATTGCAATTGGAAGTTCAACTGGTGGAGTTGACTCACTTTTACAAGTTTTTTCTAAATTAAGTGGGGATTTACCCCCTATTGTCATGACACAACATATACCCTATGGCTTTTCAAATTCATTTGCCCACAGGTTAAATGACCATTCTTTAATTAATGTAAGAGAAGCAAAAAATGGAATGGTTCTTAAAAATGGCCATGCTTATTTAGCTCCTGGGAATATGCATATGACAATTAAAAAAATAAACAAAGAATATATTGTTGAATTATTAGATACCAAAAAGGTTTCTTTTCATAAACCAAGCGTAAATGTAATGTTTCGTTCAATTAATAATGTTGTTGGCTCAAGTGCAATGGCTGTAATGATGACAGGTATGGGAGATGATGGTACAATTGCTATGAAAGAAATGCATGATAATGGTATTTATACCCTCGCTCAAAATGAAGAATCTTGTGTTGTTTTTGGAATGCCTGCAAAAGCGATTGCGAGTGGGGCTGTAAAAGATATTGTTCATTTAGACGATATTGCAAAAAGTATTATGGCTTTTTCTAAAAGAAGATAA